From Enterococcus mediterraneensis, the proteins below share one genomic window:
- a CDS encoding phage portal protein: MNIKEYIKIIHNGNPLWFLDEVNHYEKQRRIADVLKMKNYLEGKHAIMNRGVEMYNNRPYESRKVMLQYAKLIANLETSYLLKNPVTIVGKEELSERFKRVYKEGSFNKSDYELLSRLIKFGDSYEYIYIDNDKIKSKVIESENAFPIYNETLEMIAFVEAFEALESDFYIIYYPEKVEKWSNIGGNDLRRIDRYNNVSGLPIHYRNDNELDKVFGKSDLADFLNIIDNMEDLLSKFSDSFYKFHNPIPVVIGQQLKGEGINQNLVGEGLVLDDGSDFKMVSNSVNEKAFETIYKTLKQELLNISSTPAVSLNNTDVSNLSEVSMKLLFTLSDMKASMNERFLRNGFEKRFEIIERLLDLQGKTVEGQNIHDLDLVFHYARPINEKDVIDNLKSLSEMGAISKETIIDLAPLLQQSSHEELRKINAENSRESNLVVE; the protein is encoded by the coding sequence ATGAATATTAAAGAATATATAAAAATTATACATAATGGTAATCCTCTATGGTTTTTAGATGAGGTTAATCACTACGAAAAACAAAGAAGAATTGCTGATGTCTTAAAAATGAAAAATTATCTTGAAGGCAAGCATGCGATCATGAATAGGGGCGTAGAGATGTACAATAATCGTCCGTATGAATCTCGAAAAGTGATGTTGCAATACGCTAAGTTGATCGCGAATCTCGAAACTAGTTACTTATTGAAAAATCCTGTCACGATAGTTGGAAAAGAAGAACTATCAGAGCGATTTAAACGTGTTTACAAAGAAGGAAGCTTCAACAAGTCTGATTATGAATTGCTTTCGCGTTTAATAAAATTCGGTGATAGCTATGAATATATTTATATCGATAATGACAAAATCAAATCGAAGGTCATTGAAAGTGAAAATGCGTTTCCGATCTATAATGAGACTCTTGAAATGATTGCTTTTGTTGAAGCCTTCGAAGCTTTGGAAAGTGATTTTTACATTATCTATTATCCAGAGAAAGTGGAGAAATGGTCTAATATCGGTGGTAACGATCTACGAAGAATAGACCGTTATAACAATGTATCTGGTCTTCCCATACACTATCGCAATGATAATGAATTGGATAAAGTGTTTGGCAAGTCTGATTTAGCAGATTTTCTTAACATAATTGATAATATGGAAGATTTACTATCTAAATTTAGTGACAGCTTTTACAAATTCCACAACCCTATCCCTGTTGTCATCGGTCAGCAACTGAAAGGTGAAGGAATCAACCAAAATTTAGTTGGTGAAGGGCTTGTTCTTGATGATGGATCAGACTTCAAAATGGTATCAAACTCAGTTAACGAGAAAGCATTTGAAACGATTTACAAAACTCTAAAACAAGAATTGCTAAACATTTCGAGTACGCCAGCAGTAAGTTTGAATAACACTGATGTTTCGAATCTCAGTGAAGTTAGTATGAAATTGCTGTTTACACTTTCAGATATGAAAGCGTCAATGAATGAGAGATTTTTGAGAAATGGTTTCGAGAAACGCTTTGAGATTATTGAGCGTTTGCTTGATCTTCAAGGAAAGACAGTCGAAGGGCAAAATATCCATGATCTTGATTTAGTATTCCACTACGCTAGACCGATAAACGAAAAAGATGTGATTGATAATCTCAAATCGCTTTCGGAAATGGGAGCTATATCGAAGGAAACCATCATTGATCTTGCACCATTGCTACAGCAAAGTAGTCATGAAGAACTTAGAAAGATTAATGCTGAGAATAGCAGAGAGAGTAATCTAGTAGTTGAGTAA
- a CDS encoding terminase large subunit domain-containing protein: MTLSTAKKLEKINADPTLWLKNFVKIVDNEGKYVPFIVNQQQKEFLEYRTRYNLIAKSRQLGMSTLMLGLFLYMALTKARTNYLIVSYKLESSTILFERLKAMNDSIPRDKFKFSKIKHSNKNKLSFENGSTITLSVAGNKDVARGGNFLGVHLSELAFYSNQEKLLLSVEQALSKSEEAILTVESTSNGFNHFQKLATSAEKGLSKYKLFFFPWYSKATAQQFKIEIDEAVAWYKASMKELLSEKDLNNEEKLLFEKGATLRLLMWRQFKKLDMSDRDFKQEFPSNLHESFISTGFSVFDQSKVSERLNHLPKKIEYSAVSLHLQQELLSLVSNGSLFVYDLPRKNAKYYFGVDVAGGSGGDNSTISVLDDEGKQVARFKDNRTPVYRFAKIINELGRLYNYAFLVIERNSFGTPLLEKLRREYLYMNIYKMKLFDQQTGRKRMKLGWSTTASNKATLISDLKEAFELDEILVNDRDTLEEMQIFQESNGKTGNMNGQGLHDDLVIALALATQGKKAKKWYV, translated from the coding sequence ATGACATTATCAACAGCAAAAAAATTAGAAAAAATAAATGCTGATCCTACGCTATGGCTGAAAAACTTTGTAAAGATCGTTGATAATGAAGGAAAATACGTTCCCTTTATTGTCAATCAGCAACAGAAAGAGTTTTTAGAATATCGAACGAGATATAACTTGATTGCTAAATCTCGTCAACTAGGAATGAGTACGCTCATGTTGGGGCTGTTTTTGTACATGGCTTTGACTAAAGCAAGAACTAACTACTTGATAGTTTCCTATAAGCTTGAATCAAGTACAATTCTTTTTGAGCGTTTGAAGGCGATGAATGATAGTATTCCTCGTGATAAGTTTAAATTTTCGAAGATTAAACACTCAAATAAAAATAAGCTCAGTTTTGAGAATGGTTCTACCATTACGCTTTCGGTCGCTGGCAATAAAGACGTGGCACGAGGCGGTAACTTTTTGGGAGTTCATCTCAGCGAGTTAGCTTTCTACAGCAATCAAGAAAAGCTCTTGTTGTCAGTAGAGCAAGCTCTTTCTAAGTCGGAAGAAGCTATATTGACGGTAGAAAGTACTTCGAATGGCTTTAATCATTTTCAAAAGCTTGCTACATCAGCAGAAAAAGGACTATCAAAGTATAAGCTATTTTTCTTCCCTTGGTACTCTAAGGCTACAGCTCAACAATTTAAGATTGAGATTGATGAAGCGGTGGCATGGTATAAGGCAAGTATGAAAGAGTTGCTCAGTGAAAAAGATTTGAATAATGAAGAGAAATTGCTCTTTGAAAAAGGCGCTACTTTGCGCTTGTTGATGTGGCGACAATTTAAAAAATTAGATATGAGCGATCGCGATTTCAAACAAGAATTTCCTTCAAACTTGCATGAGAGCTTCATATCGACAGGTTTCAGTGTTTTCGATCAATCTAAAGTCAGTGAGCGCTTGAATCACTTACCAAAAAAAATAGAATATAGCGCTGTTAGTTTGCATTTGCAACAAGAGTTACTGTCTCTTGTGTCAAATGGAAGCTTGTTTGTGTATGATTTGCCTAGAAAAAATGCGAAATATTATTTTGGTGTCGATGTTGCTGGGGGAAGTGGTGGCGATAATTCTACGATTAGTGTTCTTGATGATGAAGGTAAGCAAGTAGCTAGATTTAAAGATAATCGAACTCCAGTTTATCGTTTTGCGAAGATTATTAATGAATTAGGTCGCTTATATAATTATGCCTTTTTAGTCATTGAGCGTAACAGTTTTGGTACTCCGCTGCTAGAAAAATTACGTAGAGAGTATCTTTACATGAACATCTATAAGATGAAGCTATTTGACCAACAAACAGGCAGAAAGCGCATGAAATTAGGTTGGAGTACAACCGCAAGTAATAAAGCAACGCTTATTTCTGACTTGAAAGAGGCTTTCGAACTTGATGAAATACTAGTCAATGATCGCGATACGTTGGAAGAAATGCAAATATTTCAAGAATCAAATGGAAAAACGGGGAACATGAATGGACAAGGGTTACATGATGACTTAGTCATTGCGCTGGCATTGGCGACTCAAGGAAAGAAAGCGAAAAAATGGTATGTTTAG
- a CDS encoding DUF5659 domain-containing protein translates to MDWKQKIELRYLEQITRVRKFKYVYDYELVLYLEKIGIDYITIVRSEKGSALAVYENNSELRKYIRKYYRSIPIIESDIVTF, encoded by the coding sequence ATGGATTGGAAGCAGAAAATCGAACTTAGATATCTGGAACAGATTACACGAGTTAGAAAATTTAAATATGTGTATGATTACGAATTAGTTTTGTATCTTGAAAAAATTGGTATTGATTATATTACAATCGTACGTTCCGAAAAAGGATCGGCACTTGCCGTTTATGAAAATAACAGTGAGTTACGTAAGTACATTAGAAAATATTATAGGTCTATACCTATTATTGAAAGTGATATAGTAACTTTTTAA
- a CDS encoding helix-turn-helix domain-containing protein — MNENITRREFYVALRKRKNIKQQELAQALHVARTVISRFENGKYLFDNERVKAYENYIDNKK, encoded by the coding sequence ATGAACGAAAACATAACTAGACGAGAGTTTTATGTAGCGCTACGAAAGCGAAAAAATATAAAGCAACAAGAGTTAGCTCAAGCACTACACGTAGCACGCACAGTCATATCTCGGTTCGAAAATGGAAAATATCTTTTTGATAATGAGCGTGTAAAAGCGTACGAAAACTATATTGATAACAAAAAATAA
- a CDS encoding SU10 major capsid protein, producing the protein MNTTNLTTQENIYLSDEIHLVAPKQTPFATLLLSKKGNSETGAKIHSWRERTLDTSESLAQEGAEAGEGVHSNRAELSNVLQILSKTVKVSGTAQATEKVGDLFASEINDRLIEVKADLEKALLTSTKNDGSDGKPRKMSGLIEFADSENLVQEPVSETAIKELARKLWNQGFEGENLYLFVNADIKEELDSLYKDKYFYPAKTNDFGLLVNKIETNYGVINVVLDRYMPSEKAVLFDLDQLSIKFLKGRQPHYEPLGKRGDNLEGMVLLEATLEVGSKKSVAVLDTTTAE; encoded by the coding sequence ATGAATACAACTAATCTAACTACACAAGAAAATATCTATCTCAGTGATGAGATTCATCTAGTAGCGCCAAAGCAAACCCCGTTTGCAACTCTACTTTTATCTAAAAAAGGCAATAGCGAAACAGGCGCTAAAATTCACTCATGGCGTGAGCGTACACTCGATACAAGTGAGTCTTTAGCACAAGAAGGAGCAGAGGCTGGGGAAGGCGTTCACTCGAATCGTGCTGAACTTTCAAATGTATTGCAAATTCTATCTAAGACAGTCAAAGTTTCTGGTACAGCGCAAGCTACTGAAAAAGTCGGTGATCTATTCGCTTCTGAAATTAATGATCGCTTGATTGAAGTCAAAGCAGACCTTGAAAAAGCGCTTTTGACTTCCACAAAAAACGATGGATCAGACGGAAAACCACGTAAAATGTCGGGCTTAATTGAGTTTGCTGACTCTGAAAATCTAGTGCAAGAACCAGTTTCTGAAACAGCGATCAAAGAATTAGCTAGAAAACTTTGGAACCAAGGTTTTGAAGGTGAAAATCTTTATCTCTTCGTTAATGCTGATATCAAAGAAGAGCTAGATAGCTTATATAAAGATAAGTATTTCTATCCAGCAAAGACAAACGATTTTGGTCTGTTAGTAAACAAGATCGAAACTAATTACGGAGTTATTAACGTAGTACTTGACCGCTACATGCCTTCTGAAAAAGCTGTCCTCTTCGATTTAGATCAGTTGTCTATCAAATTCTTAAAAGGCCGCCAACCTCATTATGAACCTCTTGGAAAACGCGGAGACAATCTAGAAGGCATGGTATTGCTAGAAGCGACATTAGAAGTAGGATCAAAAAAATCTGTTGCTGTGCTAGACACGACAACAGCAGAATAG
- a CDS encoding replication initiator protein A, which translates to MRYSKNDIEEKVKYFQLPKFLFKSSLYKSLSNDAKVAYALLKDRLNVSQKNVWTNKEGEIYFIFSVSELAEELGVSKNTALKVKSELVAANLLEEEKRGKGRANHLYLHHPVLTDDDKYEDKDSSENKTAEKGSAKSEPVENKGISNIELVDDSSSENEPLFFGKVDQNLDIVAQDLDASNTNLVKPRDKREEENKTRVHESPFFKFLDTFKVFSVTDIYKIIFELDKTALKPSQEIITAQIESMKNKQIIAPATYFLNGVRDRVTAERLQKQSKQLPAIDLSYKFFVESDKVL; encoded by the coding sequence ATGAGATACTCAAAAAACGACATAGAAGAAAAAGTAAAGTACTTTCAGTTACCAAAATTTTTATTTAAAAGCAGTCTATATAAATCTCTCAGCAACGATGCGAAAGTTGCATATGCTTTACTCAAAGATCGTTTAAACGTATCTCAAAAAAACGTTTGGACAAATAAAGAAGGTGAGATTTATTTTATCTTTTCTGTTTCAGAACTAGCTGAGGAGCTAGGGGTATCAAAAAATACAGCTTTGAAAGTCAAAAGTGAGCTGGTTGCTGCTAACTTGCTAGAAGAAGAGAAAAGAGGTAAAGGACGAGCGAATCATCTATATTTGCATCATCCAGTTTTAACAGATGACGACAAATACGAGGATAAAGATAGTTCAGAAAATAAAACGGCTGAAAAAGGTAGTGCAAAATCTGAACCAGTTGAAAATAAAGGTATCTCAAATATTGAACTAGTTGACGATAGTAGTTCAGAAAATGAACCACTTTTTTTTGGCAAAGTAGATCAAAATTTGGACATAGTAGCGCAAGATTTGGACGCTAGTAATACTAATCTAGTAAAACCAAGAGATAAAAGAGAAGAAGAGAATAAAACGCGTGTACACGAATCACCATTTTTCAAATTTTTAGACACGTTTAAAGTATTTTCTGTGACTGATATTTATAAAATCATCTTTGAGTTAGATAAGACAGCTCTTAAACCATCACAAGAAATCATTACAGCCCAGATCGAATCAATGAAAAATAAGCAGATCATTGCACCAGCAACATATTTTCTCAACGGTGTTAGAGACCGTGTGACAGCAGAAAGATTGCAAAAGCAAAGCAAACAGCTACCAGCGATCGATTTAAGTTACAAGTTTTTTGTAGAATCCGATAAGGTATTATAA
- a CDS encoding helix-turn-helix domain-containing protein, which produces MNKQKKKVPDKKNLEVAQRIKMIRKETGLSAKDFAKKIDETASYGAVSNWENGYNLPNNRRLKRIAEIGGVSIEYLLNGTSEEDYIEQARQINDDQFNAILNSSIENSQLIKVARNFQRSAELAQLEEFFAIDDDLVKIINYLDDLFYQKKDYDYTEKYLEFVETIVTLLQQAGEISEFRNTEVLDFENKKYQEKFPKIVFEVIEELFEEKEEEDQD; this is translated from the coding sequence TTGAACAAGCAAAAAAAGAAAGTGCCTGATAAAAAAAATCTTGAAGTCGCTCAACGAATTAAGATGATCAGAAAAGAAACTGGATTAAGTGCTAAAGATTTCGCCAAAAAAATTGATGAAACTGCAAGTTATGGTGCTGTCAGCAATTGGGAAAATGGCTATAACCTTCCAAATAACAGGCGTCTAAAGCGTATTGCTGAAATTGGTGGAGTATCAATTGAATATCTGCTAAATGGTACAAGCGAAGAAGATTATATTGAGCAAGCAAGACAAATAAATGATGATCAATTTAACGCAATATTAAACTCGTCTATCGAGAACAGCCAACTAATAAAAGTTGCTCGAAACTTTCAACGATCTGCTGAGCTCGCTCAGTTGGAAGAATTTTTTGCGATTGATGATGATCTCGTGAAGATAATCAATTATCTTGATGATCTTTTCTATCAAAAGAAAGATTATGATTATACAGAAAAATATCTCGAATTTGTTGAAACTATTGTCACCTTATTGCAACAAGCTGGTGAGATATCTGAGTTTCGTAACACCGAGGTACTTGATTTTGAGAACAAAAAATATCAAGAAAAGTTTCCTAAAATTGTATTTGAGGTTATAGAAGAACTTTTTGAGGAAAAAGAAGAAGAAGATCAAGATTGA
- a CDS encoding tyrosine-type recombinase/integrase, with protein sequence MAKAYKYEKNGQTFWRKKGYLGTNPLTGEQKNFNRGGFKTSREAEQAYLDAKQNFIKTRGTNLRGTTFREVYELWIETVYKHKVRSATLLSTKSKFKNHILPKLGDKLIDKITVDDIQDFANYIYYDAKHSQARLFLNYVSNVFEFARKRKLVQSDPVLLIEKMRTIRSENEGSKEKETYLSPSDLKIFLEDLKYNCKFNIRVLFYLIFVTGIRNGEAIALQWKDVDFENKVLHVRHSRTRDENGHDTIGLTKNGKSRTIPLSSTAISLLEKLQYFNKLQFNRKNYDQFRDDLVFPSDKGKMLHPSTVYLRLKKIEKRTGLKDLHPHKIRHTFTTYSISLTQNVKEVSEMLGHSDVAFTLNVYAGTSSEAKERIVNELDNIIPKI encoded by the coding sequence ATGGCAAAAGCATACAAATATGAAAAAAATGGTCAAACTTTCTGGCGAAAAAAAGGATATTTAGGTACTAATCCCCTGACTGGAGAGCAGAAAAACTTTAATCGAGGTGGCTTCAAAACGTCACGAGAAGCTGAACAAGCCTATTTAGACGCTAAACAGAATTTCATCAAGACTCGCGGAACTAATCTAAGAGGGACTACTTTTAGAGAAGTTTATGAGTTGTGGATCGAAACTGTTTACAAACACAAGGTAAGATCAGCTACACTTCTTTCGACAAAATCAAAATTCAAGAATCATATTCTTCCTAAGCTCGGCGATAAATTAATCGATAAGATCACCGTTGATGATATTCAAGACTTTGCGAACTACATTTATTATGACGCTAAGCACTCACAAGCTCGACTATTTTTGAACTACGTTAGCAATGTATTCGAATTTGCTCGAAAACGTAAGCTTGTGCAAAGTGATCCTGTTTTATTAATCGAAAAAATGAGAACTATAAGAAGCGAAAATGAAGGATCAAAAGAAAAGGAAACATATTTGTCCCCTAGTGATTTGAAGATTTTTTTGGAGGATTTGAAGTACAATTGTAAATTCAACATTCGCGTTTTATTTTATTTGATTTTTGTAACTGGTATTCGAAATGGCGAAGCTATTGCTTTACAATGGAAAGACGTTGATTTTGAAAATAAAGTCCTACACGTCCGACACTCACGAACACGCGATGAAAACGGACATGACACGATCGGACTTACAAAAAACGGAAAGTCTCGGACTATTCCTTTATCGTCTACTGCTATCAGTCTTTTGGAAAAGTTACAGTATTTTAATAAACTGCAATTTAATCGAAAAAACTACGATCAGTTTAGAGATGACCTCGTTTTTCCATCGGATAAAGGTAAAATGTTACATCCATCGACTGTATATCTTCGACTAAAAAAGATCGAAAAAAGAACAGGATTGAAAGATTTACATCCTCATAAAATACGACATACCTTTACAACGTATTCGATTTCTCTAACTCAGAATGTAAAAGAAGTCAGCGAAATGCTAGGACACTCCGATGTAGCGTTCACATTAAATGTCTATGCTGGGACTTCGAGTGAAGCAAAAGAAAGAATAGTTAACGAATTAGATAACATCATCCCAAAAATTTAA
- a CDS encoding inositol monophosphatase family protein, producing the protein MDQMITHIKSWIYTAAEQIKESFDEDLQVETKSSRKDLVTSLDKQTQEYLTRQILNYDPNAKIMGEENGRDHLTDLSGRVFIIDPIDGTMNFVLEHENFCIMMAVYEDGVPQLGFVYDVMKDEFLWGGKKVGVFRNEQQIKAPKDLGMREGLVGMNTSLYKKNAYNCQKIGDHAMGVRMTGCAGKELIGIILGHRNGYISNLAPWDYAPGCVLLDALGMKFSALDGEPLKLDGRELFIAGTPTAYDEMRAIIANTAI; encoded by the coding sequence ATGGATCAAATGATTACTCATATAAAAAGCTGGATATATACCGCTGCAGAGCAGATCAAAGAAAGTTTCGACGAGGATCTGCAAGTGGAAACCAAATCCAGCCGCAAAGATCTGGTAACGAGTTTGGACAAACAGACCCAAGAATACTTGACTCGGCAAATCTTGAACTATGATCCAAATGCGAAAATCATGGGAGAAGAAAATGGGCGGGATCATTTGACGGATCTATCCGGAAGAGTTTTTATCATTGATCCGATCGATGGCACCATGAATTTTGTTTTAGAACATGAAAATTTCTGTATTATGATGGCAGTTTATGAAGATGGAGTGCCTCAATTGGGATTTGTCTATGATGTCATGAAAGATGAATTTTTGTGGGGCGGAAAAAAAGTCGGTGTCTTTCGCAATGAACAGCAGATCAAGGCTCCAAAAGATCTCGGGATGCGGGAAGGCTTAGTCGGCATGAACACCAGCTTGTACAAAAAGAACGCCTACAATTGTCAGAAAATCGGAGATCATGCAATGGGCGTGAGAATGACTGGTTGTGCCGGTAAAGAGCTGATCGGGATCATCTTAGGACATCGTAACGGCTATATCTCTAATTTGGCTCCATGGGATTATGCACCGGGATGTGTCTTGCTGGACGCTTTAGGAATGAAATTTTCAGCACTTGACGGCGAACCACTGAAATTGGACGGCAGAGAATTATTTATTGCCGGGACACCGACTGCTTATGACGAAATGAGAGCGATCATTGCAAATACTGCCATATAA
- a CDS encoding UPF0223 family protein yields MRDYQYPLDLDWTTDEMVIVMDMWEKLEQANETNIKAEEFLRTYQKFKTVVKSLGEERRLGREFEKISGYSLYHTLQEAKKNPKGRLKMKG; encoded by the coding sequence ATGCGTGATTATCAGTATCCCCTTGATCTGGATTGGACGACAGACGAGATGGTGATCGTAATGGATATGTGGGAAAAATTGGAGCAGGCGAATGAGACCAATATCAAAGCAGAAGAATTTTTACGAACTTATCAAAAATTCAAGACTGTCGTGAAAAGTCTGGGAGAAGAACGACGTCTTGGACGGGAATTTGAGAAAATCTCCGGTTATTCGTTATACCACACCCTCCAAGAAGCCAAGAAAAATCCAAAAGGACGATTAAAAATGAAAGGTTGA
- the lpdA gene encoding dihydrolipoyl dehydrogenase, which produces MVVGDFAIELDTVVIGAGPGGYVAAIRAAEMGQKVAIIEREYIGGVCLNVGCIPSKALIAAGHHYQESLDSTVFGVTSENVKLDFAKTQDWKQNTVVNKLTSGVGFLLKKNKVEVIEGEAFFVDDHTLRVIHPDSAQTYSFNNAIVATGSRPIEIPGFKFGGRVLDSTGGLALKEVPKKFVIIGGGVIGAELGGAYANLGAEVTILEGTAQILPTYEKDMVKIVEEDFKKKGVTIVTKAMAKEAVDNGDSVTVKYEIDGKEESVTADYVMVTVGRRPNTNDLGLEQAGVEIGERGLITVDKQGRTNVPNIYAIGDIVPGAALAHKASYEAKIAAEAISGKKVAVDYKAMPAVAFTDPELASVGMTIAEAKDAGLEAKAYKFPFSGNGRAISLDKTEGFIRLVTTVEDNVLIGAQIAGVGASDMVSELALAIESGMNAEDIALTIHPHPSLGEIVMDASELALGLPIHI; this is translated from the coding sequence ATGGTAGTTGGAGATTTTGCGATTGAATTAGATACAGTTGTGATTGGTGCGGGACCTGGCGGCTATGTAGCTGCCATCCGTGCCGCAGAGATGGGGCAAAAAGTAGCAATCATCGAACGCGAATATATCGGAGGCGTTTGTTTGAACGTGGGATGTATTCCTTCTAAAGCTTTGATCGCGGCCGGACATCATTACCAAGAATCTTTAGATTCAACAGTATTCGGTGTGACCAGCGAAAATGTAAAACTTGATTTTGCGAAAACACAAGATTGGAAACAAAATACAGTTGTCAATAAATTGACTAGCGGTGTTGGTTTCTTATTGAAAAAAAATAAAGTTGAAGTGATCGAAGGCGAAGCATTTTTTGTAGACGATCATACTTTACGGGTGATCCATCCTGATTCTGCACAAACCTATTCATTCAATAACGCGATCGTTGCTACAGGATCTCGTCCAATCGAAATCCCTGGGTTCAAATTCGGCGGACGCGTCTTAGATTCAACTGGCGGATTGGCATTGAAAGAAGTACCTAAAAAATTCGTGATCATCGGTGGCGGTGTTATCGGTGCGGAATTAGGCGGTGCTTATGCCAACCTTGGCGCAGAAGTGACGATCCTTGAAGGAACTGCACAAATTTTACCTACTTATGAAAAAGATATGGTAAAAATTGTTGAAGAAGACTTCAAGAAAAAAGGTGTTACGATCGTTACGAAAGCAATGGCTAAAGAAGCCGTTGACAATGGCGACAGCGTAACCGTTAAATATGAAATCGACGGAAAAGAAGAATCTGTTACTGCAGATTATGTCATGGTAACAGTCGGCCGTCGTCCAAACACCAATGATCTTGGTTTGGAACAAGCTGGTGTTGAAATCGGCGAACGCGGATTGATCACAGTAGACAAGCAAGGTCGGACAAATGTGCCGAATATCTATGCAATCGGTGATATCGTTCCCGGTGCGGCTTTAGCTCACAAAGCAAGTTATGAAGCGAAAATCGCTGCTGAAGCGATCTCAGGTAAAAAAGTAGCAGTCGACTACAAAGCAATGCCGGCTGTAGCCTTTACCGATCCAGAACTTGCTTCAGTTGGTATGACGATCGCGGAAGCGAAAGATGCCGGCTTGGAAGCAAAAGCTTATAAATTCCCATTCTCAGGAAATGGCCGTGCGATTTCCTTAGATAAAACAGAAGGCTTCATTCGTTTAGTGACTACCGTTGAAGACAACGTATTGATCGGTGCACAAATCGCCGGTGTAGGCGCAAGCGACATGGTCTCTGAATTAGCGTTGGCTATCGAATCCGGTATGAATGCGGAAGATATCGCCTTGACGATCCACCCACATCCATCACTAGGAGAAATCGTAATGGACGCATCAGAATTGGCATTAGGATTACCAATCCATATTTAA